In the Oscillospiraceae bacterium genome, one interval contains:
- a CDS encoding chemotaxis protein CheW, whose product MDQDNLTLIDEEDGTRDRYLTFAVGDEDYGVEIAYVTEIINVQTITELPELPPYIRGIINLRGKIVPVMDVRIRFNKEPKEYTDRTCIIVVDIGDSGIGLIVDQVREVLEISAEQIVPPSESRSSGGNRYISGIAKTGEDIKLLIDIERLVSDELAPGTEN is encoded by the coding sequence ATGGATCAGGACAATTTGACTTTAATAGACGAAGAGGACGGTACCAGAGACAGGTACCTGACTTTTGCCGTCGGCGATGAGGACTACGGCGTAGAGATCGCCTATGTGACGGAGATCATCAATGTACAGACCATCACCGAACTGCCGGAACTGCCGCCGTATATCCGGGGCATCATCAACCTGCGCGGCAAGATTGTGCCCGTCATGGACGTGCGCATCCGGTTCAATAAGGAGCCGAAAGAGTACACCGACCGCACCTGCATCATCGTCGTGGACATCGGCGATTCCGGAATCGGCCTGATCGTCGACCAGGTGCGCGAGGTGCTGGAGATCTCTGCCGAACAGATCGTGCCGCCGTCCGAATCGAGGAGTTCCGGCGGCAACCGCTACATCTCCGGCATCGCCAAGACCGGCGAGGACATCAAGCTATTGATCGACATCGAGCGCCTGGTCTCAGACGAACTAGCGCCCGGGACGGAAAACTGA
- a CDS encoding DUF3810 domain-containing protein produces MAKNAKGGGRNTALRRGIAAGALWLTAAVELLWARNDPVGVARVFVPWSRLAQRALSHIAAAPFPLTECLAYALAAAALAALAVGSVHTVRRRSGRPVLHLLSHAALLTGVLACLFLSLWGLGAFAPPLAGELALDTAPASAQTLYDTAVWLRDEMNALAGRVPRGADGACTGGFGALAGRAADGYSRLAARVPGAFEGAPAAPKRVVGAGLLSRLGLSGIYSPFLGEAMVNPNTIPAHLPFTMCHEMAHGMGYVSEDEANYIAFLACTANPDPLFAYSGYHLAFIYCSNALGAADAALSERLWKGVDPLVYADFEAQRAYVKRYEGPARAVGEAVNDAYLRTMNQPEGTQSYGRVVDLLIADYRARTRE; encoded by the coding sequence GCAAAAAATGCGAAAGGTGGGGGACGAAACACAGCGCTCCGGCGGGGGATTGCCGCCGGAGCGCTGTGGCTGACCGCCGCCGTGGAGCTGCTTTGGGCGCGAAACGACCCGGTGGGTGTGGCGCGGGTGTTTGTTCCCTGGTCCCGTCTGGCCCAGCGGGCGCTGTCTCACATCGCAGCCGCGCCGTTTCCGCTCACTGAGTGTCTGGCATACGCGCTGGCCGCCGCCGCGCTGGCGGCGCTGGCGGTTGGTTCGGTGCACACCGTGCGCCGCCGCTCCGGCCGACCGGTGCTGCACCTTCTCTCTCACGCCGCCTTGCTCACCGGTGTGCTCGCGTGTCTGTTTCTCTCGCTGTGGGGGCTCGGCGCCTTTGCGCCGCCGCTGGCAGGGGAGCTCGCCCTGGACACGGCGCCCGCCTCTGCCCAGACCCTCTACGACACGGCCGTGTGGCTGCGCGACGAGATGAACGCGCTGGCCGGCCGAGTGCCCCGGGGGGCGGATGGCGCCTGCACGGGCGGCTTCGGCGCGTTGGCCGGCCGGGCCGCCGACGGATACAGTCGCCTGGCCGCGCGGGTGCCCGGCGCCTTTGAGGGCGCTCCCGCCGCGCCCAAACGGGTCGTCGGCGCGGGACTGCTGTCCCGACTTGGGCTCTCCGGTATCTACAGCCCCTTTCTCGGCGAGGCCATGGTGAATCCGAATACGATTCCGGCGCACCTGCCATTTACGATGTGTCACGAGATGGCCCACGGTATGGGGTACGTCTCGGAGGACGAGGCGAACTACATCGCCTTTTTGGCCTGTACGGCCAATCCGGATCCGCTGTTCGCCTACTCCGGCTACCACCTGGCCTTCATCTACTGTTCCAACGCCCTCGGCGCGGCCGACGCCGCGCTGAGCGAACGTTTATGGAAGGGGGTTGACCCTCTGGTGTACGCGGATTTCGAGGCCCAGCGGGCCTACGTCAAACGCTACGAGGGCCCGGCGCGGGCAGTGGGAGAGGCGGTGAACGACGCCTATCTACGGACCATGAACCAACCGGAGGGCACCCAAAGCTACGGCCGTGTGGTGGACCTACTCATCGCCGACTACCGCGCGCGTACGCGGGAGTAG
- a CDS encoding chemotaxis protein CheA — MSMDSMLEMFIFENMQLTERLEEILIEGEQLGGLTGEHINEIFRVMHTIKGSAAMMEYTHISTLAHAVEDMFFFIREHGDANPDWPVIADLCLESADFFKAEVAKIQNGLPSDGDEGPLLTRIRAYMAVLTAAPSDSADGAETPAKAPAQQETPAPAKAETAETADGTGDAPAPPLPAGGKRYRVHVFFQEGCKMENIRAYQLVNALQDMARHIETVPEELLEDCSDCIIANGATLYVETEQPADAIRSVISAALFVRSFEVTEEAPSAVPETVAPADEPRAPGDAAPAPVLEAAPKPPSETEKPAPAEATAAPPPAPAKVSSAPVTEAKQSFISVNVNKLDRLMDLVGELVISVSMVVSSPDLEGLQLDNFEKAAALLTKNTGELQDVIMSVRMIPVSSTFHKMHRIIRDLSRKLGKEVELTILGEETEVDKNIIDNLSDPLMHIIRNSMDHGLEDTREDRAAAGKPPVGRIVLEARNSGSDVIISCTDDGRGLDRDKIFAKAHRQGLIAKPDWEYTDKEIYNFIMLPGFSTNEQVTELSGRGVGMDVVKKNIEKVGGNVLLDSVPGQGMTVTIRIPLTLAILAGIEIQVGRNFYIVPTLNIRESFKPWSKDIIIDPDGNEMILFRGECYSIVRLHRLFQVKTDAARFEDGVIIMVEDEGHMVGLFADKLVGEQQIVVKPIPSFILRRIGKIRGVSGCTILGDGSISLIIDVKALTQAQ, encoded by the coding sequence ATGAGCATGGATTCCATGCTGGAGATGTTCATCTTTGAGAACATGCAGCTCACGGAACGGCTGGAGGAAATCCTGATCGAAGGGGAACAGCTCGGCGGGCTGACGGGGGAGCATATCAACGAGATCTTCCGTGTCATGCACACCATCAAGGGCTCGGCCGCCATGATGGAGTACACCCATATCTCCACGCTGGCGCACGCGGTCGAGGACATGTTTTTCTTCATCCGGGAACACGGCGACGCGAACCCGGACTGGCCCGTCATCGCGGATCTGTGCCTCGAGTCGGCTGACTTCTTCAAGGCGGAGGTGGCGAAGATCCAAAACGGCCTCCCGTCGGACGGAGACGAGGGGCCTCTGCTCACGCGCATCCGGGCGTATATGGCGGTGCTGACCGCCGCGCCGTCGGACAGCGCAGACGGGGCGGAGACGCCGGCAAAGGCGCCTGCGCAGCAGGAAACGCCCGCGCCGGCAAAGGCGGAGACGGCGGAAACCGCCGATGGGACCGGCGACGCGCCGGCTCCCCCCCTGCCGGCGGGCGGAAAGCGATACCGCGTCCACGTCTTCTTCCAAGAGGGCTGCAAGATGGAGAACATCCGGGCCTACCAGCTTGTCAACGCCCTGCAGGACATGGCCCGGCACATCGAGACCGTGCCGGAGGAGCTGCTGGAAGACTGCAGCGACTGCATCATTGCAAACGGTGCGACTTTGTATGTGGAGACAGAGCAGCCGGCCGACGCCATCCGGAGTGTCATATCGGCTGCCCTGTTTGTCCGGAGTTTCGAGGTAACGGAGGAGGCGCCGAGCGCCGTGCCCGAGACCGTCGCGCCGGCGGACGAACCGCGTGCGCCGGGAGACGCCGCGCCGGCTCCGGTCTTGGAGGCGGCGCCAAAGCCGCCGTCCGAGACGGAGAAACCGGCGCCGGCCGAGGCGACCGCCGCGCCACCGCCGGCGCCGGCAAAGGTGTCGTCGGCGCCCGTGACTGAGGCCAAGCAGAGTTTCATCAGCGTCAATGTGAACAAACTGGACCGCCTGATGGATCTCGTCGGCGAATTGGTGATCTCGGTCTCTATGGTGGTGAGCAGCCCGGATTTAGAGGGTCTGCAGCTCGACAACTTCGAGAAGGCCGCTGCGCTGCTCACGAAGAACACCGGAGAGTTGCAGGACGTCATCATGTCCGTACGCATGATCCCGGTGTCGTCCACCTTCCACAAGATGCACCGTATCATCCGCGACCTCTCGCGCAAGCTGGGCAAGGAGGTTGAGCTCACCATACTCGGTGAAGAGACGGAAGTGGACAAAAACATCATAGACAATTTGTCCGATCCGCTGATGCACATCATTCGAAACTCGATGGATCACGGGCTTGAGGACACCCGCGAGGACCGCGCCGCGGCCGGCAAGCCGCCGGTGGGGCGGATTGTTCTGGAGGCCCGCAACTCGGGGTCGGATGTCATCATCTCCTGCACCGACGACGGGCGCGGACTCGATCGCGATAAGATTTTCGCCAAGGCGCACCGTCAGGGCCTGATCGCAAAGCCGGATTGGGAGTACACGGACAAGGAGATCTACAACTTCATCATGCTGCCTGGGTTTTCTACCAACGAGCAGGTCACGGAGCTCTCCGGCCGCGGCGTGGGCATGGATGTGGTGAAGAAAAACATAGAAAAAGTGGGCGGCAACGTGCTGCTCGACTCCGTGCCGGGTCAGGGCATGACGGTTACAATCCGCATTCCGCTCACACTGGCCATTTTGGCGGGGATCGAGATTCAGGTTGGACGGAATTTTTACATCGTGCCGACGCTCAACATCCGGGAGTCCTTCAAGCCGTGGAGCAAGGATATCATCATCGACCCGGACGGCAACGAGATGATTCTATTCCGCGGCGAGTGCTACTCCATCGTGCGTCTGCACCGGCTGTTCCAGGTGAAGACGGATGCGGCGCGTTTTGAGGACGGGGTCATCATTATGGTGGAAGATGAGGGGCACATGGTGGGCCTGTTTGCGGACAAACTGGTGGGCGAACAGCAGATTGTCGTGAAGCCCATCCCCTCCTTCATCCTGCGGCGTATCGGAAAGATCCGCGGTGTATCCGGCTGCACAATCCTCGGAGACGGCAGCATCAGCCTCATCATCGACGTCAAGGCGCTGACCCAGGCCCAATAG
- a CDS encoding nitrogen fixation protein NifK has product MPEILENPRASCMLGGALGTLLAIPRVVPILHTGPGCSQMTHLGQIHQGGLKAESYMVTPPCTVMLEKEIVFGGLDRLRETIEGTLEVFDGDLYCVLTGCTAGIIGDDVSSVIAEFPNVPLVFADTAGFKGDTYAGYETVLSVLSESLVRPRVGEPDRRTVNLFGIVPYQDLYWQGNLNEIRRILGRLGVRANTFFGVEETIDAFRHAAEASYNLIFSPWLARGTEQLFRDRHGIESLRFDCCPMGPTETTSFVRTVGAALGLDPARVEAVVAAEESYVYSFFSTLAGYMEQHRIALVGDAGTVTASLRFLVNDFGQIPVLAVVTDQIEDADARAAVEAALGTLEFPRKPAVFFESDQWRIKEILRAHRDEITQIYGSALEREIALELRCKYVNHTFPCSEKLIFDKGYAGYRGCLKLLEDIHTRNHLI; this is encoded by the coding sequence ATGCCTGAGATTTTGGAAAACCCGCGCGCCTCCTGCATGCTGGGCGGCGCGCTCGGCACATTGCTCGCGATCCCCCGCGTGGTGCCAATTTTGCACACGGGACCCGGCTGCAGCCAAATGACCCACCTGGGACAGATCCACCAGGGCGGCCTGAAGGCCGAATCCTACATGGTGACGCCGCCCTGCACGGTCATGCTGGAGAAAGAGATTGTCTTTGGGGGGCTTGACCGGCTGCGCGAGACGATCGAAGGGACCTTGGAAGTCTTTGACGGCGATCTGTACTGTGTCCTGACGGGCTGTACCGCCGGGATCATCGGCGACGACGTGAGCAGCGTGATCGCGGAGTTTCCGAACGTCCCGCTCGTGTTTGCGGACACGGCGGGGTTCAAAGGCGACACCTACGCGGGCTACGAGACGGTGCTGAGCGTGCTGAGCGAGTCCCTTGTCCGCCCGCGCGTCGGCGAACCGGACCGCCGCACGGTGAACCTCTTCGGCATTGTACCGTACCAGGACCTCTACTGGCAGGGGAATCTGAACGAGATCCGGCGTATTCTGGGCCGGCTCGGTGTCAGGGCAAACACCTTCTTTGGCGTGGAGGAGACCATCGACGCCTTCCGGCACGCAGCCGAGGCCTCCTATAATTTGATCTTCTCGCCCTGGCTTGCGCGGGGGACCGAGCAGCTCTTCCGCGACCGGCACGGGATCGAAAGTCTGCGCTTCGACTGCTGCCCGATGGGCCCCACCGAAACCACCTCATTTGTCCGCACCGTGGGGGCGGCGCTCGGGCTCGACCCGGCGCGCGTGGAGGCGGTCGTCGCGGCGGAGGAGTCGTATGTCTACAGCTTCTTTTCCACGCTGGCAGGCTACATGGAGCAGCACCGCATCGCGCTGGTCGGCGACGCCGGCACCGTGACCGCAAGCCTTCGGTTCCTTGTGAACGACTTCGGCCAGATCCCGGTGCTGGCCGTGGTGACGGACCAGATCGAGGACGCGGACGCGCGGGCGGCCGTCGAGGCCGCTTTGGGCACACTGGAGTTTCCCCGTAAACCGGCTGTTTTCTTCGAAAGCGACCAGTGGCGCATCAAAGAGATCCTTCGGGCGCACCGGGACGAGATCACCCAGATTTACGGAAGCGCCTTGGAGCGCGAAATCGCCCTGGAACTGCGGTGTAAATATGTGAACCACACCTTCCCCTGTTCGGAGAAACTGATCTTCGACAAAGGCTACGCCGGCTACCGCGGCTGCCTCAAGCTGTTGGAGGACATCCACACCCGCAACCATTTGATTTGA